One Pararhizobium sp. IMCC3301 DNA segment encodes these proteins:
- a CDS encoding hemerythrin domain-containing protein, whose protein sequence is MTRHTERLLSNARSETGSTGSLENPLDFIADDHMREREVCALIDRLVATFPVDNAERQMMLTFLKEQLPQHLADEEIDLFPLLLKRCDPEVEIDCVIDKLESDHVHALADAPAIVALIEANEPGDAAFADSACAQMTEFANHARRHLILENAIILPIARARLTKGDLEIMRSHMLERRRPDRLRENET, encoded by the coding sequence ATGACGAGGCATACCGAACGATTGTTAAGCAATGCGCGCAGCGAAACAGGTTCTACCGGCTCGCTTGAGAATCCGTTGGACTTTATTGCCGACGATCACATGCGGGAACGCGAGGTTTGCGCCTTGATCGACAGGCTGGTTGCCACTTTTCCCGTCGACAACGCAGAACGCCAGATGATGCTTACCTTCTTGAAGGAACAATTGCCGCAACACCTTGCAGACGAGGAAATCGACCTTTTTCCACTGCTGTTGAAACGCTGCGACCCCGAAGTGGAAATCGACTGTGTGATTGACAAGCTGGAATCTGATCATGTGCATGCCCTAGCCGACGCACCTGCCATAGTTGCTCTGATCGAGGCAAACGAACCGGGCGACGCGGCGTTCGCAGACAGTGCCTGCGCGCAGATGACAGAATTCGCCAATCATGCGCGGCGTCATCTCATTCTCGAGAATGCCATTATTCTGCCAATCGCGCGAGCCCGCCTGACTAAAGGCGATCTGGAAATCATGAGATCTCATATGCTGGAACGGCGGCGCCCTGACCGTCTGCGGGAGAACGAGACTTAA
- the narH gene encoding nitrate reductase subunit beta, which yields MRIRAQIGMVLNLDKCIGCHTCSVTCKNVWTSREGVEYAWFNNVETKPGTGYPTDWENQARWNGGWERTKAGKLQPKQGSKWRILANIFANPDLPQIDDYYEPFDFDYDHLKSAPEMEAFPTARPRSKITGERIQKIEKGPNWEEILGGEFSKRSQDYNFEGIQKEIYGEYENTFMMYLPRLCEHCLNPTCVSSCPSGAIYKREEDGIVLIDQEKCRGWRMCVSGCPYKKVYYNWSTGKSEKCTLCYPRIESGNPTVCSETCVGRIRYLGVMLYDADKIEEAANMEDTKDLYDAQLGVFLDPNDPVVIETARADGIPEDWIKAAQESPIWKMAMEWKVAFPLHPEYRTLPMVWYIPPLSPIQNAAEAGAIGMNAGMPDVKNLRIPVKYLANMLTAGDEAPVVTALERMLAMRSYMRSKTVEGVIDEGIAARVGLTGRVIEDMYKIMALADYEDRFVIPTTHREQVEDAYDLKGGCGFTDSNGCSTGISSGSLFGGSKKPLKMPTEVQ from the coding sequence ATGAGAATCCGCGCACAAATCGGCATGGTGCTGAATCTCGACAAGTGTATCGGGTGCCACACTTGCTCTGTCACCTGCAAGAACGTCTGGACGAGCCGTGAAGGCGTTGAATACGCCTGGTTCAACAATGTGGAAACCAAGCCTGGCACCGGTTATCCGACCGACTGGGAGAACCAGGCGCGCTGGAATGGCGGCTGGGAACGCACCAAGGCGGGTAAGCTTCAGCCCAAGCAGGGATCGAAATGGCGGATTCTGGCGAATATTTTTGCCAACCCCGACCTGCCCCAGATCGACGACTATTACGAGCCGTTCGATTTCGACTATGACCACCTGAAATCCGCGCCAGAAATGGAGGCGTTCCCCACGGCGCGCCCCCGTTCCAAGATCACCGGTGAGCGGATTCAGAAAATCGAAAAAGGCCCGAACTGGGAGGAAATCCTGGGCGGCGAATTCTCAAAACGCTCGCAGGACTACAATTTTGAGGGCATCCAGAAAGAAATCTACGGGGAATACGAAAACACCTTCATGATGTATCTCCCCCGGTTGTGCGAGCACTGTCTCAATCCAACCTGCGTCTCCTCCTGTCCGTCGGGCGCGATCTACAAGCGCGAGGAAGACGGCATCGTCCTGATCGATCAGGAGAAATGCCGCGGCTGGCGGATGTGCGTCAGTGGCTGTCCATACAAGAAGGTCTATTACAACTGGTCCACCGGAAAATCCGAAAAGTGCACGCTGTGCTATCCGCGCATTGAATCGGGCAATCCGACAGTTTGCTCGGAAACTTGCGTGGGCCGGATCCGGTATCTGGGTGTTATGCTCTATGACGCCGACAAGATTGAAGAAGCGGCAAATATGGAGGATACGAAAGACCTTTATGATGCGCAGCTTGGCGTTTTCCTTGACCCCAACGATCCGGTGGTGATTGAAACCGCGCGGGCCGATGGCATCCCCGAGGACTGGATCAAGGCGGCCCAGGAAAGTCCGATCTGGAAGATGGCGATGGAGTGGAAAGTCGCCTTCCCACTGCATCCGGAATACCGCACGCTGCCGATGGTGTGGTATATTCCGCCGCTCTCACCCATCCAGAATGCTGCCGAAGCGGGCGCGATTGGCATGAACGCCGGTATGCCGGATGTGAAAAATCTGCGCATCCCGGTCAAATACCTGGCCAATATGCTGACAGCAGGGGATGAGGCACCGGTGGTGACAGCGCTCGAACGGATGCTGGCAATGCGCTCCTACATGCGGTCCAAGACCGTAGAGGGCGTCATCGACGAAGGCATCGCGGCGCGAGTGGGTCTCACAGGTCGGGTGATCGAGGACATGTACAAGATCATGGCTCTGGCCGATTACGAAGACCGGTTCGTCATTCCCACGACACACCGCGAGCAGGTTGAAGATGCCTATGACCTGAAGGGCGGTTGCGGTTTTACCGACAGCAACGGATGCTCCACCGGTATCTCCAGCGGCTCACTTTTCGGCGGGTCCAAGAAGCCCCTCAAAATGCCGACGGAGGTACAATGA
- the narJ gene encoding nitrate reductase molybdenum cofactor assembly chaperone — translation MDRTLKALSLILSYPTRELQQAMPEIGAVLTSDTRLTAAARRALRPLVEELTGRDIYDLEEQFVLLFDRSRTLSLNLFEHVHGESRDRGGAMVSLVETYRAGGFDPVTSELPDHLPVLLEFLSTRPAPEAQEILADAAHIFEALNARLVRRESPYGAVFASLLQLAGVQADSEAVAEMLAQPDDDPTDLEALDEVWEESEVLFGPDPNAGCPQVRDMLSRMDTPVNPAPQHTAE, via the coding sequence ATGGACCGCACATTAAAAGCCTTGTCGCTCATCCTGAGTTACCCGACGCGCGAATTGCAGCAAGCCATGCCCGAGATCGGAGCCGTTCTGACCTCGGACACGCGTTTGACAGCGGCGGCACGCCGGGCGTTGCGCCCGCTGGTGGAGGAACTGACAGGACGCGACATCTATGACCTTGAAGAGCAGTTCGTACTGCTCTTCGACCGCTCGCGCACTCTGTCGCTCAACCTGTTTGAGCATGTGCATGGCGAAAGCCGTGACCGCGGTGGTGCGATGGTATCGCTGGTCGAGACATACCGGGCAGGCGGGTTCGATCCGGTCACTTCGGAACTGCCCGACCACTTGCCGGTGCTGTTGGAATTCCTGTCGACGCGTCCTGCACCCGAGGCGCAGGAAATTCTGGCGGACGCGGCCCATATCTTTGAGGCATTGAACGCCCGGCTTGTTCGGCGAGAAAGTCCTTATGGTGCCGTGTTCGCCAGCCTGTTGCAGCTGGCTGGTGTGCAGGCAGATAGTGAGGCCGTCGCCGAGATGCTCGCACAACCTGACGACGACCCCACCGATCTGGAGGCACTGGACGAGGTTTGGGAAGAAAGCGAAGTGCTTTTCGGCCCTGACCCCAATGCCGGGTGCCCACAAGTGCGCGACATGCTTTCGCGCATGGATACGCCCGTAAACCCCGCGCCGCAGCATACGGCCGAATAG
- a CDS encoding nitrate reductase subunit alpha yields MSHLLDRLNFLQTKELEQFSNGHGQVTRENRDWEDTYRNRWRHDKIVRSTHGVNCTGSCSWKIYVKSGIVTWETQQTDYPRTRPDLPNHEPRGCARGASYSWYLYSANRVKNPLVRGRLMKVWRKMRETMGPIEAWTKLQADPILRASYVETRGKGGFVRATWDEATEITAAANIYTARKYGPDRVFGFSPIPAMSMVSYAAGSRYLSLMGGVCMSFYDWYCDLPPASPMTWGEQTDVPESADWYNAGYLLLWGSNVPQTRTPDAHFYTEARYKGTKSAVICPDYSEAAKFGDVWLNARQGTDAALAMAFGHVILREFHLDKQTEYFEDYTRKYSDFPMLVKLDEKNGRLVPGRFLRADDLDGKLGEDNNPEWKTVAFDELSKGFVAPNGSVGYRWGEDGEWNLEEKAKDAETHLKMSLVLGEDHDEVLRVDFPYFGGEAFGQFKTDADHPDVLTRNIPVKKIKSAAGEIAVATVFDLFCANYGLDRGLGGDWVTNDYANDMPGTPAWAEKITGVSADKIIHVAREFADNAEKTNGKSMIIIGAAMNHWFHMDMNYRGVINMLVMCGCVGQSGGGWAHYVGQEKLRPQTGWQPLAFALDWNRPPRHMNSTSAWYAHTDQWRYETLTANEILSPTAPEGDWDISLIDYNIRAERMGWLPSAPQLKTNPFDVAKAAKAADKEIPAYVAEGLKSGDLEMSCEDPDDPANWPRNLFVWRSNLLGSSGKGHEYFLKHLLGTDNGVMGKDLGEEGRQLPKEAKWHEDAPRGKLDLLVTIDFRMSTTCVYSDIVLPTASWYEKDDMNTSDMHPFIHPLQAAVDPAYESKSDWEIFKAIARKFQEIAPGYLDKETDIVVLPILHDTPAEIAQDQVKDWKKGECDLIPGKTAPAFVTVERDYTAIYDRFTALGPLLDTLGNGGKGINWDTQTEIDNLSALNGVHLDGPAAGRPKIETAIDACEVILMLAPETNGEVAVKAWQALEKATGRKHAHLAEGEHHNKIRFLDIAAQPRKIISSPTWSGIESEKVSYNAGYTNVHELIPWRTLTGRQQLYQDHLWMRAFGEGFMSYRPPVDLKTITKDVQDEGDNLVLNFITPHQKWGIHSTYTDNLLMLTLNRGGPVIWISEVDAKSAGIVDNDWVELYNINGALTARAVVSQRIKEGTTFMYHAQEKIVNTPGSQKTGLRGGIHNSVTRTVLKPTHMIGAYAQQSYGFNYYGTVGSNRDEFVVVRKMNKVDWLDAEKAWEPTTKEAAE; encoded by the coding sequence ATGAGCCATCTGCTTGACAGATTGAACTTCCTCCAGACGAAAGAACTGGAACAGTTTTCGAACGGCCATGGCCAGGTCACCCGCGAAAACCGCGATTGGGAAGACACCTACCGCAACCGCTGGCGGCATGACAAAATTGTCCGCTCGACCCATGGAGTGAACTGTACCGGGTCGTGTTCGTGGAAGATCTACGTCAAATCCGGGATCGTGACATGGGAGACGCAGCAGACGGACTATCCGCGCACCCGTCCCGATCTGCCCAACCACGAGCCGCGTGGTTGCGCACGCGGCGCGAGCTACAGCTGGTATCTTTATTCCGCCAACCGGGTGAAGAACCCGCTTGTGCGCGGGCGCCTGATGAAGGTCTGGCGCAAGATGCGCGAGACGATGGGCCCGATCGAGGCCTGGACCAAGCTACAGGCCGACCCGATCCTGCGCGCCTCTTACGTCGAAACCCGTGGCAAGGGTGGGTTTGTACGCGCCACCTGGGATGAGGCGACCGAAATCACCGCAGCAGCCAATATCTACACGGCCAGGAAGTATGGGCCTGATCGTGTGTTTGGTTTCTCGCCAATCCCGGCGATGTCGATGGTGAGCTATGCCGCCGGGTCGCGCTACCTGAGCCTGATGGGTGGCGTCTGCATGTCCTTCTACGACTGGTATTGCGACCTGCCTCCAGCATCACCGATGACATGGGGTGAGCAGACCGATGTGCCGGAAAGCGCTGACTGGTATAATGCGGGCTATCTGCTGCTCTGGGGCTCGAACGTGCCGCAGACGCGGACACCTGATGCGCATTTCTATACTGAGGCGCGCTATAAAGGCACAAAATCAGCTGTTATCTGCCCCGATTATTCGGAAGCCGCGAAGTTTGGCGATGTCTGGCTGAACGCCAGGCAGGGCACCGATGCCGCACTTGCCATGGCCTTCGGTCACGTTATCCTGCGCGAATTCCACTTGGATAAACAGACAGAGTACTTCGAGGACTACACACGCAAATACTCCGACTTCCCGATGCTGGTGAAACTGGACGAGAAAAACGGTCGCCTTGTGCCGGGCCGCTTCCTGCGTGCCGACGATCTGGATGGCAAACTGGGGGAAGACAACAATCCGGAATGGAAAACCGTGGCCTTTGACGAGTTGTCGAAGGGCTTCGTTGCACCCAATGGCTCGGTCGGTTACCGCTGGGGTGAAGACGGCGAATGGAACCTTGAAGAAAAAGCGAAGGATGCTGAAACACATCTCAAAATGTCGCTGGTTCTGGGAGAAGATCACGACGAAGTTCTGCGCGTCGATTTCCCTTATTTTGGCGGCGAGGCTTTCGGACAGTTCAAGACCGATGCCGACCACCCCGATGTCCTGACCCGCAATATTCCGGTCAAAAAGATTAAGAGCGCCGCGGGCGAGATCGCCGTCGCGACGGTGTTCGACCTGTTCTGCGCCAACTATGGTCTTGATCGTGGGTTGGGCGGTGACTGGGTGACCAACGACTATGCCAACGACATGCCCGGCACACCCGCATGGGCCGAAAAGATCACAGGCGTCTCTGCAGACAAGATTATCCATGTGGCCCGTGAATTCGCGGACAATGCCGAAAAGACGAATGGCAAGTCGATGATCATTATCGGCGCTGCAATGAACCACTGGTTCCATATGGACATGAATTATCGTGGTGTCATCAACATGCTGGTTATGTGTGGTTGCGTCGGTCAATCCGGTGGCGGCTGGGCGCATTATGTGGGGCAGGAGAAATTGCGCCCGCAAACCGGCTGGCAACCGCTGGCCTTTGCGCTCGACTGGAACCGCCCGCCGCGGCACATGAACTCCACCAGTGCGTGGTATGCGCACACGGACCAGTGGCGCTATGAGACACTGACGGCGAACGAAATCCTGTCTCCCACTGCTCCCGAAGGGGACTGGGATATCAGCCTGATCGACTACAATATTCGTGCTGAACGAATGGGATGGCTGCCATCGGCACCGCAGTTGAAAACAAATCCGTTTGATGTCGCCAAAGCAGCGAAGGCAGCGGACAAGGAAATCCCGGCCTATGTCGCGGAAGGCCTGAAATCCGGTGATCTGGAAATGTCCTGTGAAGATCCGGACGATCCGGCAAACTGGCCGCGTAACCTGTTTGTGTGGCGGTCTAACCTGCTGGGATCAAGCGGCAAGGGCCATGAATACTTTCTCAAACACCTGCTCGGCACTGACAATGGCGTCATGGGCAAAGACCTTGGCGAAGAGGGCCGGCAACTGCCCAAAGAAGCCAAGTGGCATGAGGATGCGCCGCGCGGCAAACTGGACCTTCTGGTGACCATCGACTTCCGGATGTCCACGACCTGCGTTTACTCTGACATCGTCCTGCCAACGGCCAGTTGGTACGAAAAAGACGACATGAACACATCGGACATGCACCCGTTCATCCACCCCCTGCAGGCGGCCGTTGACCCAGCCTATGAAAGCAAATCCGACTGGGAAATCTTCAAGGCGATCGCCAGGAAATTCCAGGAAATCGCACCGGGCTATCTGGACAAGGAGACCGACATCGTCGTGCTTCCGATCCTGCATGACACCCCTGCCGAAATTGCGCAGGATCAGGTAAAGGACTGGAAGAAGGGCGAATGCGACCTGATTCCGGGCAAGACCGCCCCGGCCTTTGTCACGGTCGAGCGGGATTACACTGCGATCTACGACCGCTTTACCGCGCTTGGCCCGCTTCTGGACACGCTCGGCAATGGCGGCAAGGGCATCAACTGGGATACCCAGACCGAAATCGACAACCTGTCAGCCCTGAACGGCGTCCATCTGGACGGTCCGGCTGCGGGCCGGCCAAAAATCGAAACGGCTATCGACGCCTGCGAAGTCATCCTCATGCTGGCGCCGGAGACCAACGGTGAAGTCGCCGTCAAGGCGTGGCAAGCATTGGAGAAGGCCACCGGGCGCAAACATGCCCATCTGGCTGAAGGCGAGCATCACAACAAGATCCGTTTTCTGGACATCGCCGCCCAGCCGCGCAAGATCATCTCGTCGCCTACCTGGTCGGGGATTGAGTCTGAGAAGGTCAGCTATAATGCCGGCTACACCAACGTGCATGAGCTGATACCGTGGAGGACCCTGACGGGCCGACAACAGCTCTATCAGGATCACCTGTGGATGCGGGCATTTGGCGAGGGCTTCATGTCCTACCGGCCTCCGGTCGATCTGAAGACGATCACCAAGGACGTTCAGGACGAAGGCGATAACCTGGTGCTGAACTTCATCACGCCGCACCAAAAATGGGGCATTCACTCCACCTATACCGATAACCTCTTGATGCTGACGCTCAACCGCGGCGGGCCGGTGATCTGGATTTCCGAGGTCGATGCGAAGTCTGCGGGCATCGTCGATAATGACTGGGTAGAGCTTTATAATATAAACGGGGCTCTAACAGCGCGGGCAGTTGTTTCCCAGCGGATTAAGGAAGGCACGACCTTCATGTATCACGCGCAGGAAAAAATCGTGAACACGCCGGGGTCTCAAAAGACCGGGCTTCGCGGCGGTATCCACAACTCGGTGACCCGGACGGTTCTGAAACCCACCCACATGATCGGTGCCTATGCCCAGCAATCCTACGGCTTCAATTATTACGGCACCGTGGGATCGAACCGGGATGAATTCGTCGTCGTCAGGAAAATGAACAAGGTCGACTGGCTCGATGCCGAAAAGGCATGGGAACCGACCACCAAGGAGGCTGCAGAATGA
- the narI gene encoding respiratory nitrate reductase subunit gamma, whose product MFWNFDIDYFIFGIMPYIALTVLIVGSIARYERDPFTWKSSSSQLLRRKQLIWGSILFHVGIITVFGGHLIGLFTPIWVLDTLGIPYALKQWAAVLLGGVAGVAALIGATMLIHRRVTDLRIWLHTSFADIGILVLIWLQLFIGLGTIFLTLRHMDGSEMVRFMNWSQSVVLLNLNAWATVVDVHWLYKIHIFLGLLITILFPFTRLVHMLSGFAAPFRFLLRPGYQVVRSRRQVALPDRGVSRSASAMVTNIKPAE is encoded by the coding sequence ATGTTCTGGAACTTCGACATCGACTACTTTATTTTTGGGATCATGCCCTATATCGCGCTAACCGTGCTGATTGTCGGATCCATCGCCCGATACGAACGCGATCCGTTCACCTGGAAATCCTCATCCAGTCAATTGTTGCGCCGCAAGCAGTTGATCTGGGGTTCGATCCTGTTCCACGTAGGGATCATCACAGTCTTCGGCGGGCACCTGATTGGCCTTTTCACCCCAATTTGGGTGCTGGACACGCTTGGCATTCCCTATGCACTCAAACAGTGGGCGGCCGTGCTTTTGGGCGGAGTGGCGGGCGTCGCGGCGCTTATCGGTGCGACGATGCTGATTCACCGCCGGGTGACTGATCTGCGTATTTGGCTACACACCAGCTTCGCAGATATCGGCATTCTGGTCCTTATCTGGCTGCAGCTTTTCATTGGTCTGGGCACCATCTTTCTGACGCTGCGGCACATGGACGGATCGGAAATGGTCCGCTTCATGAACTGGTCGCAAAGCGTGGTCCTTCTGAACCTGAATGCCTGGGCGACGGTTGTGGATGTGCATTGGCTCTACAAGATACATATCTTCCTTGGCTTGCTGATCACCATCCTGTTTCCGTTCACACGGTTGGTGCACATGCTCTCGGGATTTGCAGCACCGTTCCGGTTCCTGCTGCGCCCGGGCTATCAAGTGGTCCGCTCGCGGCGTCAAGTTGCTTTGCCAGATCGAGGGGTTTCCCGCTCCGCATCTGCGATGGTGACAAATATCAAGCCTGCGGAGTGA
- a CDS encoding peptidylprolyl isomerase, whose amino-acid sequence MIRTLLLQEARRQHITSEPAEVGPGRFETEDEALIRSLLEQTLDDAKPSAEDIRLEWQKDPARFKTPPLWEVSHILCAADPRNEEGRAKALERANGILALALNNAKAFSSLAARESDCGSKTSGGALGQLGPGDTVPEFEAALRSLSEGEITSQPVLTRHGYHIIRLDALAEGQVLPFEAVREKIAEALEKTAWAIQARHFVDRLVKAADIKGADFSVV is encoded by the coding sequence GTGATACGCACGCTTCTTTTACAGGAGGCAAGACGTCAGCACATCACATCCGAGCCAGCTGAAGTTGGGCCAGGCCGCTTTGAAACAGAAGATGAAGCCTTGATCCGCAGCCTGCTTGAACAGACACTTGATGATGCAAAGCCAAGCGCTGAAGATATTCGTCTTGAATGGCAAAAGGACCCGGCGCGTTTCAAAACGCCTCCGCTCTGGGAAGTCTCCCACATTCTTTGCGCTGCAGATCCGCGCAATGAAGAGGGGCGGGCCAAAGCCCTGGAGCGGGCAAATGGTATTCTTGCGCTCGCTCTGAATAACGCAAAAGCGTTCTCATCTCTTGCTGCTCGCGAAAGCGATTGCGGCTCAAAAACCTCCGGTGGCGCGCTTGGACAGCTCGGGCCGGGTGACACGGTTCCCGAATTCGAGGCTGCACTGCGCAGTCTTTCCGAGGGTGAAATAACATCTCAGCCCGTTTTGACCCGCCATGGCTATCACATCATCCGGCTGGATGCGCTCGCCGAGGGGCAGGTTCTGCCGTTCGAGGCCGTGCGTGAAAAAATAGCAGAGGCCCTGGAGAAAACCGCCTGGGCAATACAGGCCCGGCATTTTGTCGACCGGCTGGTCAAAGCGGCAGATATAAAAGGTGCCGACTTCAGCGTGGTCTGA